The Streptomyces capitiformicae genome contains the following window.
CGGCTGTCGGGGTCGGTGTAGTCCACGGCCATGCCGCCGCCGACGTTCACTTCGGCGAGGGGTACGCCCAGACCGGTCGCCCAGTCCACGATCGAGCGGGCGACGGCCAGTTGTTCGGGGGCGTCGAGTCCGCTCGCCAAGTGGGCGTGTATTCCGCGCAGTTCGAGGTGGGGGTAGGTCCCGTCCGTGAGGATCCGCATGATGTCCGGGGCCTGGGTCGGGTCCAGGCCGAACGGGGTGGGTCTGCCGCCCATCGCGAGGGAACTGCCCGCCAGCGAGCCGTCGGCCACGGCGAGGTTGAAGCGGAGCAGCACGCCGACCCGCGTGTCCGGCGCCACCTGGCGGGCCAGTCCGGCGAGCATGCGCAGGTCGTGTGCGCTCTCCACGTGGAAGCGTTCGACGCCCTGCTCCAGGGCGGCCCGGATCTCGTCCGGGGTCTTGCCGGGCCCGCCGAAGGCCAGCGGCCGACCCGGTACCGCCTTGGCGACATGGGCGAGTTCGCCGCCGGAGGACACCTCGTAGCCGTCGACGTACGGGCCGAGCGCGGCGAGGATCTCCGGCTCGGGGTTGGCCTTGGCGGCGTAGTACAACTCGACCCGCTCGGGCAGGACGGACCGTACGTACGCGGCGTGCTCGCGCAGGGCAGCCAAGTCGTAGACGTATGCGGGGAGTTCGATGGGAGGAAGGGACAGGACGCGGTCGCGTACGGCGAGCGTGGGGTCGGTCATCGGGCGCTCCTGGCTCATCGGGTGCCCCAGCGGAGGATGTCCTCCGCGAGAGGCGAGGGCAGGCGGACGTAGCCGGCCTCCCGGTCGGCCTTGCGGTCCCAGCGGGTGAGGAGGTTGGCCTTCGCGGGCAGGGGGACCCCGGCGAGCAGGGCGGCGAGGCGGGGCGGGCAGCCCTCCTCGTCGGCGTACGTCCTGATGACGGCGCGGACCTCCGCCCAGAGGTCGGCCTCGGTCTCGGGGTGCAGGTCGGCGAGGGCGGCGAGCAGTTCGGCCACGTGGTTGACCAGCAGGCAGTACACGACCCGGTCCCAGCCGCGCCGGGCGTCGTACGACATGGGGCCGGCGACCTCGGGCGGGAGTGCGGCGAGGGTGTCGTCGTGGTGGTCGGGGACGAGCTTGGTGCCCTCCAGGTCGCGGAAGAGGACCTGGGCGGGCATGCCGTCGCTGTCAACGCAGATGAGGACGTTCTGGAGGTGCGGTTCGAGGACGAGGCCGTGGTCGAAGTAGGCGGCGAGGACGGGCGGGACGAGGAGGCGCAGATACGCCTTCCACCAGGCCAGGGCGGCCTCGGGACCCGCTCCGGAGAGAAGGCGGGAGATGTGGGCGGCGCTGGTCGGGTACTCGTCGGCGACGGCGGCCGCGAGCAGCGGGGTCGTGCCGGGCAGCAGCCGTCGGGAGAGGCCCTCGCGGATGATCACTCCGAAGCCTTCGAGGAGTGAGCGCTCAGGGGTGCCGTCGGGGCCGGGGACGGCGAGGCTGCGGTAGGCGGGCTCGCGGAGCATCGCGCTGCCGGGGAAGCGGGTCTCCAGGTCGGCGAGGGCCGGGGCGAGGACGCGGGTGAGGGCGACGGCACCGGAGAGTTCGTAACTGGCGTTCTTGCGCAGGCAGTTGGTGATACGGACGTTGAGGCTGAACTTCAGGAAGGCGTCGCCGTCGAAGAGGGTCCGTACGGAGGCGGTGGCGGCGTACTCCCGGCCGCCGGGGCCGAGGTCGAGGATGTCGCCGCGGCCGAGGGCCTCGCGCAGCAGCCGGTGTTCGCGCAGCATCTCGTACTGCCAGGGGTGTGCGGGCAGCAGACGGTAGCCGTCGGGAACGTCGCCGCGGGCCCCGTCGAGGACGGCGGTGGCGCCGGGCTCGGCGCTCTCCTCGGCGATCAGGTGCTCGCGCACGGCGAGGTGACGCAGCGGGAAGGAGGCGGCGGCCTCCGGGGCGTACGACTGCCAGGCGGCCACGTCGCCGGTGCGTGCCTTGGGGGTGGGGTGGAAGCGGTGGCCGAACAGCAGGGACTGCTCGGAGGCGAGGTAGTCGGGCAGGCCCTCGGCCCCGGCCTCACGGGTGGCGAGCGCGGTGGCGAGGGTGCGGTGGCTGGAGTCGATCTGGTCCAGGAACTCGTCGTTG
Protein-coding sequences here:
- a CDS encoding IucA/IucC family protein; protein product: MPPLADSLGTTQLPTADDAVAHTLLNCLLREVSGPEHQTAVIDGHLLLRLPRRGLLLRVALRRTSLLGAHRFTGPVREQSDTGWTELHWRRLAEYTRDELSLRTGVCNDEFLDQIDSSHRTLATALATREAGAEGLPDYLASEQSLLFGHRFHPTPKARTGDVAAWQSYAPEAAASFPLRHLAVREHLIAEESAEPGATAVLDGARGDVPDGYRLLPAHPWQYEMLREHRLLREALGRGDILDLGPGGREYAATASVRTLFDGDAFLKFSLNVRITNCLRKNASYELSGAVALTRVLAPALADLETRFPGSAMLREPAYRSLAVPGPDGTPERSLLEGFGVIIREGLSRRLLPGTTPLLAAAVADEYPTSAAHISRLLSGAGPEAALAWWKAYLRLLVPPVLAAYFDHGLVLEPHLQNVLICVDSDGMPAQVLFRDLEGTKLVPDHHDDTLAALPPEVAGPMSYDARRGWDRVVYCLLVNHVAELLAALADLHPETEADLWAEVRAVIRTYADEEGCPPRLAALLAGVPLPAKANLLTRWDRKADREAGYVRLPSPLAEDILRWGTR
- a CDS encoding type III PLP-dependent enzyme; this encodes MTDPTLAVRDRVLSLPPIELPAYVYDLAALREHAAYVRSVLPERVELYYAAKANPEPEILAALGPYVDGYEVSSGGELAHVAKAVPGRPLAFGGPGKTPDEIRAALEQGVERFHVESAHDLRMLAGLARQVAPDTRVGVLLRFNLAVADGSLAGSSLAMGGRPTPFGLDPTQAPDIMRILTDGTYPHLELRGIHAHLASGLDAPEQLAVARSIVDWATGLGVPLAEVNVGGGMAVDYTDPDSRFDWRAYGEGMARLADAHPELTLRIEPGRALTAYCGWYATEVLDVKHSHGEEFAVVRGGTHHLRTPATKGHDQPCSVLAVGEWPHPWPRPAADGERVSLTGQLCTPKDLLARNVHAPGLRAGDRVAFSLAGAYAWNISHHDFLMHPRPSFHFLN